One genomic region from Halobaculum sp. XH14 encodes:
- a CDS encoding ABC transporter permease, whose amino-acid sequence MNRTATAFGIGLREHARNYVLVALLVILPVSFITLAFAVTQDVQMPVRTLVDGETTTVMRGMPEVHGVIMTPITSSFIAGLAGLFLMREARDTDGRLAVVGYRAREVIAARFGVLAVITLVVVGVSVGVMLVDFQPEQLWWFVAAMVILSVTYGLIGMLVGAVFNRLAGLWIMLILPMIDIGLFQDPLFVQSEPEWWMKLFPGYHPVRVMVDTGLTTDLDTAMSLGWGFGYLLVVGLLAIWVYYRGTRAT is encoded by the coding sequence GTGAATCGAACGGCCACGGCGTTCGGTATCGGGCTCCGGGAACACGCCCGTAACTACGTCCTCGTGGCGCTCCTGGTGATTCTCCCAGTGTCGTTCATCACGCTCGCCTTTGCGGTCACCCAGGACGTCCAAATGCCGGTCCGGACGCTCGTCGACGGCGAGACGACGACCGTGATGCGAGGGATGCCCGAGGTCCATGGCGTGATCATGACACCGATCACGAGCTCGTTTATCGCTGGCTTGGCCGGCCTGTTCCTGATGCGCGAGGCGAGAGATACGGACGGCCGCCTCGCGGTCGTCGGCTATCGCGCCCGCGAGGTTATCGCCGCACGGTTCGGCGTCCTCGCCGTGATCACGCTTGTCGTTGTCGGCGTTTCCGTGGGCGTGATGCTCGTTGACTTCCAGCCCGAACAGCTGTGGTGGTTCGTCGCCGCGATGGTCATCCTTTCAGTTACCTACGGACTTATTGGGATGCTCGTCGGCGCCGTCTTCAACCGTCTGGCCGGCCTGTGGATCATGTTGATCCTCCCGATGATCGACATCGGTCTCTTCCAGGACCCGCTGTTCGTCCAGTCGGAACCCGAGTGGTGGATGAAACTCTTCCCAGGGTATCATCCTGTCCGGGTGATGGTCGATACCGGACTCACGACGGACCTCGATACTGCTATGTCGCTCGGTTGGGGATTCGGCTACCTCCTCGTCGTCGGACTCCTCGCTATTTGGGTGTACTACCGAGGAACTCGAGCGACGTGA
- a CDS encoding winged helix-turn-helix domain-containing protein, translating into MSSSGADHHLDDIAIRDTRVSDAIDEPMRAMILDILADEARTAGEVHDRLTERGIERTENTVRHHINELRDSGLVDVVRFEEGRGGTTKYYHANTIVLSYSLPGSADAAVEEMTDAIQPQVTEALNHLTEEYEESIEEITTEMQPCDHCRNQKYETYVLLTVLRRAFVRAQRES; encoded by the coding sequence ATGAGCAGTTCCGGCGCCGACCACCATCTCGACGACATCGCGATCAGGGATACCCGCGTCTCGGACGCCATCGACGAACCGATGCGGGCGATGATCCTCGACATACTGGCCGATGAGGCACGGACGGCAGGCGAGGTTCACGACCGACTTACCGAGCGAGGGATCGAGCGGACCGAAAACACCGTTCGGCACCACATCAACGAACTCCGCGATTCCGGGCTCGTAGACGTCGTCCGCTTTGAGGAGGGGCGTGGCGGCACGACGAAGTACTACCACGCGAACACGATCGTCCTCTCGTACTCACTACCGGGTTCGGCTGATGCCGCCGTGGAGGAGATGACGGATGCTATCCAGCCGCAGGTCACGGAGGCACTGAACCATCTCACGGAGGAGTACGAGGAATCTATCGAGGAGATCACAACGGAGATGCAGCCGTGTGACCACTGTCGGAACCAGAAGTACGAGACGTACGTCCTGCTGACCGTCCTGCGGCGAGCGTTCGTCCGCGCTCAGCGGGAATCGTAA
- a CDS encoding thioredoxin family protein encodes MTEVILFTQETCGACATQREKNEGLEDAYPGVKFREVDIQTDLETAEEYGVRKTPTTLVYANGEQTAEFIGIVDRDELEAAIESAGQQSPGLANRLASIIRG; translated from the coding sequence ATGACGGAAGTTATCCTGTTCACGCAGGAGACCTGTGGAGCGTGCGCAACGCAACGAGAGAAAAACGAGGGCCTCGAAGATGCGTATCCGGGTGTCAAGTTCCGGGAGGTCGACATTCAGACCGATCTGGAGACGGCCGAAGAGTACGGTGTCCGAAAGACGCCAACGACGCTCGTGTATGCGAACGGGGAACAGACGGCCGAGTTCATCGGCATCGTCGACCGGGACGAATTGGAGGCTGCCATCGAGAGCGCCGGCCAGCAATCGCCCGGACTCGCGAACCGGCTCGCCAGCATCATCCGTGGATAA
- a CDS encoding universal stress protein: protein MYTDILIPTDGSENVEPAIQYGLDLARRYDATVHALHVVDSSPIERKLDLTALETDLETLPDTWYEAGDAATQQIATRAAEHGLDAMTEVRRGIPAREIASYITDTGIDLVCMGTRGHTGLDRVLLGSVTTRIVRTVDIPVLSVKSKLTEALSESEIQGGFENILVPTDGSKPAREAVTHALDLARTYDATLHALYVVDRGAYASRPGWTWDELQQVLEQNGETVVEDVQSRTAADGISVAAEITHGVPHQAIEEYCNQHGIDIVVMGTHGRSGLTRQLIGSVTERVLRSSDVPVLTIRGV, encoded by the coding sequence ATGTACACAGATATTCTCATCCCAACCGATGGCAGCGAAAACGTCGAGCCGGCAATCCAGTACGGACTTGATCTCGCTCGTCGATACGACGCAACCGTCCACGCGCTCCACGTCGTCGATAGTTCGCCGATCGAACGAAAGCTGGATCTGACCGCGCTGGAAACCGATCTGGAGACACTCCCGGACACATGGTATGAGGCTGGCGATGCCGCCACCCAGCAGATCGCAACTCGAGCTGCAGAACATGGCCTCGATGCGATGACTGAGGTTCGCCGTGGCATTCCAGCACGCGAGATCGCGTCCTACATCACTGATACCGGGATCGACCTCGTCTGTATGGGAACCAGAGGACACACTGGTCTCGACCGAGTCCTGCTCGGCAGTGTAACGACCCGAATCGTACGTACTGTCGATATCCCCGTCCTCAGTGTCAAATCGAAGCTGACGGAGGCGCTATCAGAATCCGAGATTCAGGGAGGCTTTGAGAATATTCTCGTCCCAACTGACGGGAGTAAGCCCGCACGAGAGGCAGTCACGCACGCTCTTGATTTGGCTCGGACGTACGATGCGACGCTCCATGCCCTCTACGTAGTGGACAGAGGTGCCTACGCGTCTCGTCCGGGATGGACGTGGGACGAACTGCAACAAGTACTGGAGCAAAACGGAGAGACTGTCGTCGAAGATGTCCAGTCCCGGACAGCTGCCGACGGTATCTCAGTCGCTGCTGAGATCACACACGGCGTTCCTCATCAGGCAATAGAGGAATACTGCAATCAACATGGGATCGATATCGTCGTGATGGGCACACATGGACGGTCTGGCCTTACACGACAGCTCATCGGGAGCGTAACTGAACGAGTTCTCCGAAGCTCGGACGTGCCGGTTCTTACCATTCGGGGTGTATAG
- a CDS encoding helix-turn-helix transcriptional regulator produces MNRRRADTVVGGLVAAVLIIGGVLSWQAYQQQQAFEQMGSMMGTSMGAVHGTNPLWYVLGTILVSVVIGGGYLMVRDDVTSTEAVDRQGSDVSDQIDQERSEFESEPSTQTAQPGNGINPETQPRARVLDLLPDDERRILEPVLSSPGITQIELRDRSDFSKSKVSQTVSALEKRGLLYRERQGRTYRIYPSDDLKQTQS; encoded by the coding sequence ATGAATCGACGGCGAGCCGATACGGTAGTCGGTGGCCTGGTCGCTGCTGTCCTCATCATCGGCGGTGTACTCAGCTGGCAAGCGTACCAGCAACAGCAAGCGTTCGAGCAGATGGGGTCGATGATGGGAACCTCGATGGGAGCAGTTCACGGCACGAATCCGCTCTGGTACGTCCTCGGAACCATCCTCGTCTCGGTCGTCATCGGCGGGGGATATCTGATGGTTCGCGACGACGTCACCAGCACGGAGGCGGTCGATCGACAAGGGAGCGATGTCTCGGATCAAATCGACCAGGAACGCTCTGAATTCGAATCCGAACCGTCGACCCAGACCGCTCAACCAGGTAACGGCATCAATCCAGAAACTCAGCCTCGGGCCCGCGTACTGGACCTGTTGCCGGACGACGAACGCCGCATCCTCGAACCGGTTCTCTCCTCGCCGGGCATCACGCAAATCGAACTCCGGGATCGGTCGGATTTCTCGAAGAGCAAGGTGAGCCAGACGGTCAGCGCACTCGAGAAGCGTGGCCTGCTATACCGCGAACGTCAGGGGCGGACATACCGGATTTATCCGAGTGACGACTTGAAGCAGACGCAGAGCTAG
- a CDS encoding ABC transporter ATP-binding protein: MEMTTAPTETVDGSKTLVRGNVLEKTYGSRLPLGRSTPVLTGADIEVRAGEIVGIVGENGSGKSTLMKILVGVLDHDAGTVERYGTVGWCPQEPLLYDRLTVSETFRLFGAGYGMSREEIDAAKQRLADELDFEQYLDYRVDQLSGGNRQKVNLSIALMHDPDVLMLDEPYTGFDWETYLRFWDMAQDLADDGTAVVMISHLIEERSRLDRVFEVRNGLVHDVTDDETESELRSDREGDDE; encoded by the coding sequence ATGGAAATGACCACGGCGCCCACGGAGACGGTCGATGGTAGCAAGACGCTCGTTCGAGGCAACGTTCTCGAGAAAACCTACGGGTCACGACTTCCGTTGGGACGGTCGACGCCCGTTCTCACCGGTGCGGATATCGAGGTCCGTGCCGGCGAGATCGTCGGCATCGTCGGCGAGAATGGGTCGGGCAAGTCCACGCTGATGAAGATTCTCGTCGGGGTTCTCGACCACGACGCGGGCACGGTCGAACGGTATGGAACCGTCGGATGGTGTCCGCAGGAACCCCTGCTCTACGATCGGTTGACCGTCTCTGAAACCTTCCGGCTCTTCGGCGCCGGGTACGGGATGAGTCGCGAGGAGATCGACGCGGCGAAGCAAAGACTGGCGGACGAACTCGACTTCGAGCAGTACCTTGACTACCGGGTCGACCAGCTTAGCGGTGGGAACCGACAGAAGGTCAACCTCAGCATCGCGTTGATGCACGACCCGGACGTTCTCATGCTCGACGAACCCTACACCGGGTTCGACTGGGAGACTTACCTGCGATTCTGGGACATGGCACAGGACCTCGCGGACGACGGCACTGCCGTCGTCATGATCTCTCACCTCATCGAGGAACGGAGTCGCCTCGACCGCGTCTTCGAGGTGCGGAACGGACTGGTTCACGACGTGACCGACGACGAAACTGAGAGCGAACTCCGAAGCGACCGGGAGGGAGACGATGAATAG
- a CDS encoding permease produces MQAALVDGILESLRIGVGFLWTAAWAIIMGLVITSLVQVYVSKERMAQVLGEGNLSGLTKATVFGAASSGCSFGAVAIGKGLFKKGAHTVNFLAFMFASTNLIVELGLMILILLGWEFLVAELLGGVILIAVMALLVHLTLPENLFEEVRQELNRHDQEHGVTEDPTCGMEGKDEYSITTDGGETLKFCSEGCMETYQQEAASSGGWRDELLSWGGWYKIGNQYRKEWSMIWKDVIAGFLISGFVIVFVPQWVWNTLFIQGDGLLVSAENAIMGVTIAVISFVGSMGNVPFAVALWGGGISFAGVIAFVYADLITVPVLNVYRKYYGWKVMLYILGIFFVTMAFTGFLMEELFDALGIVPDLAGGQTASEQTYFEFNYTFYLNIIAFALTGFLLYVYRRGLGAPGPYRDPVCGMRTDDSGPSLTHDGETYYFCSNACKRSFEKHPSEFAHQHPQVSGSGGSQSHEHH; encoded by the coding sequence ATGCAAGCCGCCCTCGTCGACGGAATTCTCGAGTCGCTACGGATCGGCGTCGGCTTCCTCTGGACAGCAGCTTGGGCCATCATCATGGGGCTCGTCATCACGAGTCTCGTCCAGGTCTACGTCTCCAAAGAGCGAATGGCACAGGTGCTCGGAGAGGGAAACCTGAGTGGTCTCACGAAGGCAACAGTGTTCGGCGCTGCGAGCAGTGGGTGTAGCTTCGGTGCGGTCGCCATCGGGAAGGGGCTGTTCAAGAAGGGAGCGCACACGGTGAATTTCCTCGCATTCATGTTCGCCTCGACGAACCTCATCGTCGAGCTCGGGCTGATGATCCTCATCCTGCTTGGCTGGGAGTTTCTGGTTGCAGAACTCCTCGGAGGCGTCATCCTCATCGCCGTCATGGCACTCCTCGTCCATCTGACCCTCCCGGAGAATCTCTTTGAGGAGGTTCGACAGGAACTGAACCGGCACGATCAGGAACATGGCGTCACCGAGGATCCGACGTGTGGAATGGAGGGCAAAGACGAGTACTCGATCACGACCGATGGCGGCGAGACGTTGAAGTTCTGTTCGGAAGGATGCATGGAGACTTATCAACAGGAGGCCGCTAGCAGCGGCGGGTGGCGCGACGAACTCCTTTCGTGGGGTGGCTGGTACAAGATCGGGAACCAGTACCGCAAAGAATGGTCGATGATCTGGAAAGATGTCATCGCGGGTTTTCTCATCTCGGGATTCGTCATCGTGTTCGTCCCCCAGTGGGTCTGGAACACCCTGTTCATCCAGGGCGACGGGCTGCTCGTGAGCGCCGAGAACGCGATTATGGGTGTCACCATCGCCGTCATCAGCTTCGTCGGCAGCATGGGTAACGTCCCGTTCGCCGTCGCCCTCTGGGGCGGCGGAATCAGCTTCGCGGGCGTCATCGCGTTCGTCTATGCCGACCTCATCACCGTCCCCGTCCTGAACGTCTACCGGAAGTACTACGGCTGGAAAGTGATGCTGTACATCCTCGGCATCTTCTTCGTGACCATGGCCTTCACGGGCTTTCTTATGGAAGAACTGTTCGACGCGCTGGGTATCGTTCCGGATCTGGCCGGCGGGCAGACGGCATCCGAACAGACGTACTTCGAATTCAACTACACCTTCTACCTCAACATCATCGCGTTTGCACTCACAGGATTTCTCCTCTACGTCTACCGGAGAGGCCTCGGCGCGCCCGGTCCGTACCGCGACCCCGTCTGTGGGATGCGAACCGACGACAGCGGGCCGAGTCTCACCCACGACGGTGAGACGTACTACTTCTGCTCGAACGCCTGCAAGCGATCATTCGAGAAGCACCCATCCGAATTTGCACATCAGCACCCGCAAGTCTCAGGATCTGGAGGTTCCCAGAGCCATGAGCATCACTAG
- a CDS encoding DUF4396 domain-containing protein produces MPLNGLLTQIEHALAPVRHVMKPILSDPLVMGVWALFVVASVGTLWWDIRERNQALPSLMKGVWTLVVLYSGPFGLAIYWYSGRSQISNDSLWRRGFRSTAHCYSGCGAGEVLGFALLAGLLALQSTLLVAAGTFALAYLFGYALTVGPLMQEGVGFGEAMLDALYSETPSITIMEIAAIGTDLLIASQAHISDLLFWGALAFSLSVGFVFAYPVNAILVYFGVKEGMKNPAEMGQSQSRGQAQAAD; encoded by the coding sequence ATGCCACTCAACGGACTCCTCACACAAATCGAACACGCGCTCGCACCGGTTCGTCACGTCATGAAACCGATTTTGTCGGACCCGCTCGTGATGGGTGTCTGGGCACTGTTCGTCGTCGCGTCCGTGGGCACCCTCTGGTGGGACATCCGCGAGCGGAATCAGGCGCTGCCATCGCTGATGAAAGGCGTCTGGACGCTGGTCGTCCTCTACTCCGGACCGTTCGGCCTGGCCATCTACTGGTACTCCGGCCGCAGCCAGATCAGCAACGACTCGCTGTGGCGGCGTGGCTTCCGCTCGACCGCTCATTGCTATTCGGGATGTGGTGCCGGTGAAGTTCTCGGGTTCGCGCTCCTCGCGGGCCTGCTCGCACTCCAGAGTACCCTCCTCGTCGCTGCAGGAACGTTCGCGCTCGCGTACCTGTTCGGCTACGCCCTGACAGTCGGCCCACTGATGCAGGAGGGCGTCGGCTTCGGCGAGGCGATGCTCGACGCCCTCTACAGCGAAACGCCGAGCATCACCATCATGGAAATCGCTGCTATCGGGACGGACCTGCTGATCGCCAGTCAGGCCCATATCTCTGATCTCCTGTTCTGGGGAGCGCTGGCGTTTTCGCTATCAGTCGGGTTCGTCTTTGCGTACCCGGTCAACGCCATCCTCGTCTACTTCGGCGTGAAGGAGGGCATGAAGAACCCCGCCGAGATGGGGCAGAGCCAATCGCGCGGACAGGCACAGGCCGCCGATTAG
- a CDS encoding SHOCT domain-containing protein, with amino-acid sequence MTQLTTHIGRTARRFALLAVPLLVAATGTAAAHGGGSYGGGMMGGDWGLFGGAMGLWGLLWMGLLIAVPLYLVYALLNRGSGGTEEQSLSVLRERYARGELSDDEFDRQRKQLERTG; translated from the coding sequence ATGACGCAACTCACTACACACATCGGACGCACTGCTCGTCGATTCGCGCTACTCGCCGTCCCACTGCTGGTCGCAGCGACTGGAACAGCTGCTGCCCACGGCGGCGGGAGCTACGGCGGCGGCATGATGGGGGGTGACTGGGGCCTCTTCGGCGGAGCGATGGGGCTCTGGGGTCTCCTCTGGATGGGGCTCCTCATCGCCGTCCCGCTCTACCTCGTCTATGCGCTCCTCAACCGAGGATCCGGTGGGACCGAAGAGCAGTCGCTGTCGGTACTCCGTGAGCGCTACGCCCGCGGGGAGCTCTCGGACGACGAATTCGATCGACAGCGAAAACAGCTCGAACGTACCGGATGA
- a CDS encoding plastocyanin/azurin family copper-binding protein, which translates to MTDYSRRQFLGALGAGTVASAGFTQPVAAQETPVVKMGNNYFDPIGLHVEPGTTVRFELAAGAHSATAYEDRIPSDASAFDSGTISQGSFEHTFEEPGTYDYYCIPHKTVGMVGRIVVGSPGGPAEDSPIPDGEVPDSETIVQNGAVAIGSDVDGSGSTDSGMMGPGGGGMMGGSRGGWGGVPFVGGALGMLGLIGGLLYWALGRGDAPSRSDTSAMETLQRRYARGEIDEEEFQQRRERLEDRQDDRSL; encoded by the coding sequence ATGACAGACTACAGTAGACGCCAGTTCCTGGGAGCGCTCGGTGCTGGCACAGTCGCGAGTGCGGGATTCACCCAACCAGTCGCCGCACAGGAGACGCCCGTCGTGAAGATGGGCAACAACTACTTCGACCCGATCGGACTCCACGTCGAACCCGGCACGACCGTTCGCTTCGAGCTAGCGGCCGGAGCCCACTCGGCGACCGCCTACGAGGACCGGATTCCATCCGACGCCAGCGCATTCGACAGCGGGACCATCTCGCAGGGGAGCTTCGAGCACACGTTCGAAGAGCCAGGCACGTACGACTACTACTGCATCCCGCACAAGACGGTCGGCATGGTCGGTCGCATCGTCGTTGGTAGCCCTGGCGGTCCAGCTGAAGACAGCCCGATACCGGACGGCGAGGTCCCCGACAGCGAGACGATTGTTCAGAACGGCGCCGTGGCCATCGGCTCGGACGTCGACGGAAGCGGGAGCACCGATAGCGGCATGATGGGGCCCGGCGGAGGGGGCATGATGGGTGGCTCGAGGGGCGGATGGGGCGGCGTCCCGTTCGTCGGCGGGGCACTCGGAATGCTGGGACTGATCGGTGGACTCCTCTACTGGGCACTGGGTCGAGGTGACGCTCCTTCCCGGAGTGATACGTCTGCGATGGAAACCCTCCAACGCCGTTACGCACGAGGTGAGATCGACGAAGAAGAGTTCCAGCAGCGTCGTGAACGGTTGGAGGACAGGCAAGACGACCGTTCCCTGTGA
- a CDS encoding DUF302 domain-containing protein yields MEYTIQTSVTGEFDDVVDTTIAALKDEGFGVLCDIDVQATLEEKLGEEFRQYRILGACNPGLAHEGLNEEIELGALLPCNVIVYETDDGEVMVSAVDPQQLVGIADNEALDSIANEVHDRFERVLVSVADELESSTEI; encoded by the coding sequence ATGGAATACACAATACAGACTTCAGTCACCGGTGAGTTCGACGACGTCGTCGACACGACGATTGCGGCGCTCAAAGACGAAGGATTCGGCGTCCTCTGTGACATCGACGTCCAAGCGACGCTCGAGGAGAAACTCGGCGAGGAGTTTCGACAGTACCGCATCCTCGGTGCGTGCAACCCGGGGCTGGCACACGAGGGCCTGAACGAAGAGATCGAACTCGGCGCACTCCTCCCGTGTAACGTCATCGTCTACGAAACCGACGACGGCGAGGTCATGGTGAGTGCCGTCGACCCACAACAGCTCGTCGGCATCGCCGACAACGAGGCACTCGACTCGATCGCGAACGAGGTCCACGACCGGTTCGAACGCGTTCTCGTCAGTGTCGCGGACGAACTCGAATCATCGACGGAAATCTGA
- a CDS encoding heavy-metal-associated domain-containing protein, whose product MNETTQLRVMDFDCPTCASTVERALSNVNGVQNVEVHYTTGRVEIEYDDNVADPDAFAQAIENQGYTPQPA is encoded by the coding sequence ATGAACGAGACAACCCAACTCCGCGTGATGGACTTCGACTGCCCGACCTGCGCGAGCACCGTCGAACGCGCCCTCTCGAACGTCAACGGCGTCCAGAACGTGGAAGTCCACTACACGACCGGCCGGGTCGAGATCGAGTACGACGACAACGTCGCTGACCCCGACGCCTTCGCACAGGCCATCGAAAACCAGGGCTACACGCCCCAGCCCGCCTAG
- a CDS encoding SHOCT domain-containing protein: protein MTSSNQLDTTTIVLLILGAIIVLPLLTMGMGFGGMMGYGGMMGGYGTTSGWWPLVGMLVQLVFLLLLLGGGYLVFRRVTASQSSRNPAMEELRMAYARGDLTEEEFEARRNKLERSE from the coding sequence ATGACATCATCAAACCAACTCGACACCACAACCATCGTCCTCCTCATCCTCGGGGCGATCATTGTCCTCCCCTTGCTCACGATGGGGATGGGATTCGGCGGGATGATGGGATACGGTGGAATGATGGGTGGATACGGGACGACCAGTGGCTGGTGGCCACTCGTCGGGATGCTCGTCCAGCTGGTCTTCCTCCTCCTCCTGCTTGGTGGCGGATATCTCGTCTTCCGTCGCGTGACGGCATCGCAGTCGTCGCGGAATCCCGCAATGGAGGAGCTGCGTATGGCATACGCCCGCGGAGATCTCACCGAGGAAGAGTTCGAGGCGCGTCGGAACAAGCTCGAACGCTCGGAGTGA
- a CDS encoding SHOCT domain-containing protein, which translates to MSKERTSDGLLRIVLIVLAVIVLFPLLMMVFAMPMMGMMGWWWGGGMAGGLSPLWGIGMMLVWLVVLVGIGYLLYRGLVGGVGSSLTSDRALEELRVAYARGDLSDEEFEERRAKLTREESQ; encoded by the coding sequence ATGTCAAAAGAGCGCACGTCCGACGGCCTGCTCCGCATCGTCCTGATCGTCCTCGCGGTGATCGTCCTGTTCCCGCTGTTGATGATGGTGTTCGCGATGCCGATGATGGGCATGATGGGCTGGTGGTGGGGTGGTGGCATGGCCGGCGGCCTCTCACCGCTGTGGGGTATCGGAATGATGCTCGTCTGGCTCGTTGTCCTCGTCGGCATCGGCTACCTCCTCTATCGCGGCCTCGTCGGTGGTGTCGGGTCGTCGCTGACCAGCGATAGAGCACTCGAGGAACTCCGAGTGGCGTACGCTCGTGGCGACCTCTCCGACGAGGAGTTCGAGGAACGGCGTGCGAAACTCACCCGCGAGGAGTCGCAGTAG
- a CDS encoding CBS domain-containing protein: MGTRPTDLRMDIGRIADESVARVAPDATVAEIAHTMISQSRCARYVVVEEADQLAGIITDRDLIADLLTEESEFSVLAAETSGDNIRANDIMTRDPLTVSADAEIPKVLRQMNDAGARHVPVIEDESVVGMITLDDLITHVAGESAHVSAQMDNVAGIIRTESTHD, translated from the coding sequence ATGGGAACTAGGCCCACGGACCTCCGGATGGATATCGGGCGAATCGCAGATGAGTCGGTTGCCCGTGTCGCCCCCGATGCCACGGTCGCCGAGATCGCGCACACGATGATCTCCCAATCGCGGTGTGCGAGGTATGTAGTGGTGGAAGAGGCCGATCAGCTCGCCGGGATCATCACTGACCGGGACCTGATCGCCGACCTACTCACCGAGGAGAGTGAGTTCAGTGTGCTCGCTGCCGAGACGAGCGGAGACAACATACGAGCTAATGACATAATGACGCGTGACCCTCTCACCGTATCAGCAGATGCTGAGATCCCAAAAGTGCTCAGACAAATGAACGATGCTGGTGCTCGACACGTTCCGGTCATTGAAGACGAGAGCGTCGTCGGCATGATCACCTTGGATGATCTAATTACGCACGTCGCAGGCGAGAGCGCACATGTTTCAGCACAGATGGATAACGTAGCGGGTATCATCCGCACGGAGTCCACGCACGATTGA
- a CDS encoding ABC transporter permease has translation MVLALVLPLVVIEGWGQAMAGLPPMPTIEAIPLDLGRVLGAIFGVAIIAGLMGLVQMISAREADRRLVQTGYSPRTLLATRLATLAGVTIVVAGVNFGVLWLTVEPEAPLLVFAFLALAGVVYAFLGALVGAVLPRLFEGSLVVVFLAMMDAFLSGDSPLAADVPDFVQYFPLYHPKELLQSAVFDGTFAAGDLAFVGGYVLVLLVLVTAVFGATMRTSGGWSA, from the coding sequence GTGGTCCTCGCGCTGGTGCTGCCGCTCGTGGTCATCGAGGGGTGGGGACAGGCGATGGCGGGGCTACCGCCGATGCCGACCATCGAGGCGATTCCGCTCGATCTCGGGCGCGTCCTCGGCGCAATCTTCGGCGTCGCCATCATCGCTGGGCTGATGGGTCTGGTCCAGATGATCAGTGCCCGGGAGGCCGACCGACGGCTCGTCCAGACCGGGTACTCGCCGAGGACGTTACTTGCGACGCGGCTGGCGACTCTCGCGGGTGTCACGATTGTCGTCGCGGGGGTGAACTTCGGGGTCCTCTGGCTGACCGTCGAACCCGAGGCACCGCTGCTCGTGTTCGCGTTCCTCGCGCTCGCGGGCGTCGTCTACGCCTTCCTCGGTGCGCTCGTCGGCGCAGTGCTTCCGCGGCTGTTCGAGGGGTCGCTCGTCGTCGTGTTCCTCGCGATGATGGACGCGTTCCTCAGTGGCGACAGCCCGCTCGCCGCGGATGTCCCCGACTTCGTCCAGTACTTCCCGCTGTATCATCCGAAAGAACTTCTCCAGTCGGCCGTCTTCGACGGCACGTTCGCGGCGGGCGACCTCGCCTTCGTTGGCGGATACGTTCTCGTGTTGCTCGTCCTCGTGACTGCCGTATTCGGTGCGACGATGCGCACGTCTGGGGGGTGGTCAGCGTGA